Proteins from a genomic interval of Phenylobacterium sp. LH3H17:
- a CDS encoding type IV secretory system conjugative DNA transfer family protein: MAPGISYVGRTTFRRRFRPFGWRQADRLSHAYIIGKTGVGKSTLLETLAYQDAVAGRGFALVDPHGDLVERLYASLPEEARERVTYLDAPDPMQPFGYNPLRRVRSDKIPLAVSGLLETLSKLWPDAWGMRMEHVLRNCLYALLEQDGSQLTDILELLQDDKFRKRLVPGIRNDVVRTFWKVEYENYPPRMRAEAIMPIQNKLGALLSDPMLYRLLVEPPVDLRFRVLMDEGHILLVNLSKGQIGEDSAHILGGLIVSTLGLAAFSRADTPADRPPFMVYLDEFQNFTTLSLINMMSELRKYGVGLVLAHQHLHQLKPDIRHAVLGNAGTLISFRVGPEDALVLAQEFQPHFGVEDLLNLPNRLIYLKLMIDGAPSPPFSAMMMASSELAGIANEPPADPPPQPWQGYI; encoded by the coding sequence GTGGCCCCTGGAATATCATATGTCGGGCGCACCACTTTCCGCCGGCGGTTCCGGCCGTTCGGCTGGCGGCAAGCCGATCGCCTGAGCCACGCGTACATCATCGGCAAGACCGGCGTGGGGAAGTCGACCCTGCTGGAGACCCTGGCTTACCAGGACGCGGTGGCGGGCCGCGGGTTCGCCTTGGTCGATCCGCACGGCGACCTAGTGGAGCGGCTGTACGCTTCGCTGCCGGAGGAAGCGCGGGAGCGGGTGACCTATCTCGACGCCCCCGATCCCATGCAGCCGTTCGGCTACAATCCCCTACGGCGGGTGCGGTCGGACAAGATACCGCTGGCGGTGTCGGGCCTGCTGGAGACCCTGAGCAAGTTGTGGCCGGACGCCTGGGGCATGCGCATGGAGCATGTGCTGCGCAACTGCCTCTACGCCCTGCTGGAGCAGGACGGCTCGCAGCTCACCGACATCCTCGAGCTGCTACAGGACGACAAGTTCCGCAAACGCCTCGTGCCTGGGATTCGGAACGACGTGGTGCGGACGTTCTGGAAGGTCGAATACGAGAATTATCCGCCTCGGATGCGGGCCGAGGCCATCATGCCGATCCAGAACAAGCTAGGAGCGCTGCTGTCCGATCCCATGCTCTACCGGCTGCTAGTGGAGCCGCCGGTCGATCTGCGGTTCCGGGTGCTGATGGACGAAGGCCACATCCTGCTGGTCAACCTTTCCAAGGGTCAGATCGGCGAGGACAGCGCCCACATCCTGGGCGGTCTGATCGTCTCGACCCTAGGCCTCGCGGCCTTTTCGCGCGCCGACACGCCCGCGGATCGGCCGCCCTTCATGGTCTATCTCGACGAGTTCCAGAACTTCACCACCCTGTCGCTGATCAACATGATGTCGGAGCTGCGCAAATACGGGGTGGGCTTGGTGCTAGCTCATCAGCATCTGCATCAATTAAAGCCGGACATCCGTCATGCGGTGCTCGGCAACGCCGGCACCTTGATCAGCTTCCGGGTGGGACCGGAGGACGCCCTCGTCCTGGCCCAGGAGTTCCAGCCGCATTTCGGGGTCGAGGACCTGCTCAACCTGCCCAACCGCCTCATCTATCTGAAGCTGATGATCGATGGGGCGCCCAGCCCGCCGTTCAGCGCCATGATGATGGCGTCTTCGGAACTCGCGGGGATAGCGAACGAGCCGCCAGCGGACCCGCCTCCCCAGCCTTGGCAAGGCTACATCTGA
- a CDS encoding heme peroxidase family protein, translating to MTSDPSAVYAITGNARTSGGAAAGVAVAVFDLDRGRLPTLLAETTTDTDGRFRLTFAQAAAGGRGEGDVEALIVIGSVGATRHRLPSPISPGDLDVGELTAPESPTTETQAPGDPDTDVGQGGQSAGDPSGAIAAPADRDPSSKPGDNRGHGRKSRDLLVPRSPFYEGAFGRLFRKLPPWVPPGKTDAEKEAAIRAISATMFEGPDQGWSAPADNPAIPAAYTYFGQFVDHDVTFDPTSSLTKLNDPDRLQNFRTPKFDLDNLYGEGPDDEPFLYDKTRTGAFLMGPGKSPGEVDLLRNPQGVAIIGDPRNDENIIVSQIQMAFLKLHNAVLDRVLSSGEHQGRDAFHQAQNLVRWHYQWVVLFDFLPRICGQAIVDAVIAQRPGGVGYDIDLQYYRPKQTSYMPVEFSAAAYRLGHSMIRQAYNLNKIVTDRPIFTDAANPGELDDLRGFRPLPGFWTVDWRHFVDLDPAQPVQPSRRLDAKLSKALEKLPGGESLAALNLLRGFRLALPSGQSVAKAMGQTPLDNGELGLDPELAGPEAPLWFYILKEAELLGGGAHLGPVGGRIVAEVFVGLAKNDPNAFLNVDPAWTPTTAFQGRPLVPFDGPFQLRHLFVLAGVDKDPFP from the coding sequence ATGACGTCAGACCCGTCCGCTGTCTATGCAATCACTGGAAACGCGCGGACCAGTGGGGGCGCCGCGGCCGGCGTCGCAGTCGCTGTTTTCGATCTGGATCGCGGTCGCCTTCCGACCTTGTTGGCCGAAACCACCACGGACACGGATGGGCGCTTCCGACTGACCTTTGCCCAGGCTGCCGCGGGCGGTCGCGGCGAGGGCGACGTCGAGGCCTTGATCGTGATCGGCTCGGTCGGCGCGACCCGCCATCGCCTACCGTCACCGATCAGTCCAGGTGACCTCGACGTTGGTGAGCTCACCGCGCCTGAAAGCCCGACGACTGAGACCCAGGCGCCTGGCGATCCCGACACCGATGTCGGGCAAGGCGGTCAGAGCGCGGGCGATCCGAGCGGGGCCATCGCCGCGCCCGCCGATCGTGATCCGTCCTCCAAACCGGGAGACAATCGCGGGCATGGACGTAAGAGCCGGGACCTGCTGGTCCCGCGGTCGCCATTCTATGAGGGCGCCTTCGGTCGCCTGTTCCGGAAGCTGCCGCCTTGGGTGCCGCCCGGCAAAACCGACGCCGAAAAGGAAGCCGCCATCCGCGCGATTTCTGCAACCATGTTCGAAGGACCTGACCAAGGCTGGTCTGCTCCCGCCGACAATCCCGCCATACCCGCCGCCTATACCTACTTTGGTCAGTTCGTCGACCACGACGTCACTTTCGATCCGACATCCAGCCTGACGAAGCTGAACGATCCCGATCGACTTCAGAACTTTCGAACGCCCAAGTTCGATCTCGATAACCTCTACGGGGAGGGCCCCGACGATGAGCCCTTCCTCTATGACAAGACCCGGACCGGAGCCTTTCTCATGGGTCCCGGCAAAAGCCCTGGCGAGGTCGACCTGCTCCGTAACCCACAGGGTGTCGCGATCATCGGCGACCCGAGAAACGATGAGAATATCATCGTCTCGCAAATCCAAATGGCCTTCCTGAAACTGCACAACGCAGTGCTGGACCGCGTGCTTTCCAGTGGGGAGCATCAGGGCCGCGACGCCTTCCACCAGGCTCAAAACCTCGTGCGCTGGCACTATCAGTGGGTCGTGCTCTTCGACTTCCTGCCGAGGATATGTGGTCAAGCGATCGTTGACGCTGTGATCGCCCAGCGGCCTGGCGGCGTGGGTTACGACATCGATCTCCAGTACTACCGCCCCAAGCAGACCTCCTACATGCCGGTGGAGTTCTCGGCCGCCGCCTATCGTCTGGGCCACAGCATGATCCGCCAGGCCTACAATCTGAACAAGATCGTGACGGATCGTCCGATCTTCACGGACGCGGCAAACCCGGGGGAACTTGACGATCTGCGCGGTTTCCGCCCCTTGCCAGGCTTCTGGACCGTGGATTGGCGCCACTTCGTCGATTTGGATCCGGCGCAGCCCGTTCAACCTTCTCGGCGGCTTGACGCCAAACTCAGCAAGGCCCTTGAAAAGCTGCCCGGGGGAGAATCCTTGGCCGCGCTCAACTTGCTGAGAGGCTTCCGCCTAGCCTTGCCTTCAGGACAGTCCGTGGCCAAGGCCATGGGTCAGACACCCCTCGACAACGGCGAGCTTGGCTTGGACCCCGAGCTCGCGGGACCCGAGGCACCCCTTTGGTTCTACATTCTCAAGGAAGCCGAACTGCTCGGCGGCGGAGCGCATCTTGGGCCGGTCGGCGGCCGCATCGTAGCTGAGGTCTTCGTCGGGTTGGCCAAGAACGATCCGAACGCCTTCCTCAATGTTGATCCCGCCTGGACACCCACCACCGCCTTCCAGGGCCGCCCGCTTGTTCCCTTCGACGGCCCATTTCAATTGCGTCATCTGTTCGTCCTCGCCGGCGTCGACAAGGATCCTTTCCCCTAG
- a CDS encoding DUF3768 domain-containing protein has protein sequence MTDQPSSDTQRIRALNDQVRSAGPTQSAQARWLITAGVRALGDAATTAAVQAVRRFETFDANNDPHGEHDFGAFTIVGEQLFWKIDYYDHDLSAGSPDAADETLTCRVVTLLLASEY, from the coding sequence ATGACGGACCAGCCTTCATCGGACACGCAGAGGATCCGCGCCCTCAACGATCAAGTCCGGTCGGCCGGGCCCACGCAATCGGCCCAAGCACGATGGCTGATAACGGCGGGCGTTCGGGCGCTAGGAGATGCCGCCACCACGGCGGCGGTTCAAGCGGTGCGAAGGTTCGAAACCTTCGACGCCAATAATGACCCGCACGGCGAGCACGACTTCGGAGCGTTCACCATCGTCGGCGAGCAGCTATTCTGGAAAATCGATTACTACGACCACGACCTGTCGGCGGGCTCACCCGACGCGGCCGATGAGACCCTGACCTGCCGCGTCGTGACCCTCCTGCTCGCGTCTGAGTACTAA
- a CDS encoding ParB/RepB/Spo0J family partition protein: MTAQSEIQSRPGHGAVIEVPLNRLKASPRNARRTPHAKADVEALAASIAAKGVIQPPVVEPEMDGDGLPTGYYLVTVGEGRRQALRLRAQRKEIGKASPIRCLVDLANDAHEISLDENITRFAMHPADQFEAFQQLAQDRGFGPEEIAARFGVTPTVVRQRLKLAAVSPALMKLYRQGGMTLDQLMAFTLSDDHARQEAVWHGLSWNKEPQVIRRALTEDRVSGRDKRAVYVGAEAYLAAGGVLERDLFADDHGGYYADPALLDRLAMEKLTALAEAALQEGWKWATPSLDHPSAFQMGRIYPRRHELPAEDEARAAQLATDYDALVAELEEDEDEAALAKLHDLDTELAELDAKRVAYDPEDIARAGVFVVLGPDGAARLEAGFIRREDEPASPEPDELSDEPAAERDEPAGPSPLPERLIADLTAHRSAALRHALGETPDVALAAVVHALALQCFDLDGGFGTCLDLRLESVHLEGYAPGLADSPAGREIEARHAQWAAELPRSASALWTHVLEMSQEAQLRLLAHCTALSLNAVQTPGRRSRALDQADALAIRLGLDMADYWTPTVESYLGRVTKPHILAAVEEGVGPEALRQVDGLKKEPMALAAQGLLEGRRWLPQVLRSLDAAPDPDLGVTTT; the protein is encoded by the coding sequence ATGACTGCCCAATCTGAAATCCAATCTCGGCCCGGCCACGGCGCGGTGATCGAGGTGCCGCTCAACAGGCTCAAGGCTTCGCCGCGCAATGCCCGGCGCACCCCGCACGCCAAGGCCGACGTGGAAGCCCTGGCCGCCAGTATCGCCGCTAAGGGGGTGATTCAGCCGCCGGTGGTGGAGCCGGAAATGGACGGCGACGGCCTGCCCACCGGCTACTATCTCGTCACGGTCGGCGAGGGTCGCCGTCAGGCGCTTCGGTTGCGCGCCCAGCGCAAGGAAATCGGCAAGGCGTCGCCCATTCGCTGTCTGGTCGATCTCGCCAACGACGCGCACGAGATCAGCCTCGATGAGAACATCACCCGCTTCGCCATGCATCCGGCCGACCAGTTCGAGGCGTTCCAACAACTGGCGCAGGATCGCGGGTTCGGGCCTGAGGAGATCGCCGCCCGGTTTGGGGTGACGCCGACCGTGGTCCGCCAGCGACTGAAGCTTGCCGCCGTCAGCCCGGCCTTGATGAAGCTCTATCGCCAGGGCGGCATGACCCTGGACCAGCTGATGGCCTTCACGCTGAGCGACGACCACGCCCGGCAGGAGGCCGTCTGGCACGGCCTCTCTTGGAACAAGGAGCCGCAGGTTATCCGCCGCGCCTTGACCGAGGACCGGGTGTCGGGGCGCGACAAGCGCGCGGTCTATGTCGGGGCCGAGGCCTATCTGGCGGCGGGCGGCGTCCTCGAACGCGACCTCTTCGCCGACGATCATGGCGGCTACTATGCCGACCCGGCCCTGCTGGACCGGCTGGCGATGGAGAAGCTCACCGCCCTGGCTGAGGCCGCCCTGCAGGAGGGGTGGAAGTGGGCGACCCCCAGCCTCGACCATCCATCGGCCTTCCAGATGGGCCGGATCTATCCCCGACGCCACGAGCTTCCGGCCGAGGATGAGGCGCGCGCCGCGCAGCTCGCCACCGACTACGACGCCCTGGTCGCCGAGCTGGAGGAAGACGAGGACGAGGCCGCGCTCGCCAAGCTGCACGACCTGGACACGGAGCTGGCCGAGCTGGACGCCAAGCGGGTGGCCTATGACCCGGAGGATATCGCCCGGGCTGGGGTGTTCGTGGTGCTGGGACCCGACGGCGCGGCGCGGCTCGAGGCGGGGTTCATCCGTCGCGAGGACGAGCCCGCGAGCCCAGAGCCTGACGAGCTGTCCGATGAACCCGCAGCCGAACGGGACGAGCCGGCCGGGCCGTCTCCGTTGCCGGAACGGCTCATCGCCGACCTAACCGCCCATCGTTCCGCCGCCCTGCGTCATGCGCTCGGCGAGACCCCGGACGTCGCCCTGGCGGCGGTGGTCCATGCCTTGGCCTTGCAGTGCTTCGACTTGGACGGCGGCTTCGGGACCTGCTTGGACCTCCGGCTGGAGAGCGTCCACCTGGAGGGCTACGCCCCCGGCCTCGCCGACAGCCCGGCCGGGCGAGAGATCGAGGCGCGGCACGCGCAATGGGCGGCTGAGTTGCCGCGATCAGCTTCGGCGCTCTGGACCCATGTGCTGGAGATGTCGCAGGAGGCACAGCTCCGTCTACTCGCCCATTGCACGGCGCTCAGCCTGAACGCGGTCCAGACGCCGGGCCGCCGGTCTCGGGCGCTGGACCAGGCCGACGCCCTGGCGATCCGGCTTGGGCTCGACATGGCCGACTACTGGACCCCGACCGTGGAAAGCTATCTCGGCCGGGTGACCAAGCCGCACATCCTCGCGGCAGTGGAGGAGGGCGTGGGGCCGGAGGCCTTGCGTCAGGTCGACGGTCTCAAGAAAGAGCCCATGGCGCTGGCGGCCCAGGGGTTGCTGGAGGGGCGTCGCTGGTTGCCTCAGGTGCTAAGGTCGCTGGACGCCGCGCCTGACCCGGACCTCGGCGTCACCACCACCTGA
- a CDS encoding cysteine hydrolase family protein codes for MTKALICIDFINEIVGSDGKLAAKGYHAFVERHGTLGKLAALQSAIRAEGGRVIHVHLGFSPDYADHPAASPLFGGARAGGILQLGSRSTEIVPEVAPRDGDIVIAKKRVSAFYATTLELTLRSLGITEVTIAGVATDIAVQSAARDAHDRDFAVSVAQDASAAASDEDHAGALANLSKIARLV; via the coding sequence ATGACCAAGGCACTGATCTGCATCGACTTCATCAACGAGATCGTCGGCTCCGACGGGAAGCTGGCGGCGAAGGGTTACCATGCGTTCGTCGAACGCCACGGCACGCTCGGCAAGCTCGCGGCCCTTCAGTCGGCGATACGCGCCGAGGGCGGCCGGGTCATCCACGTGCATTTGGGGTTCAGCCCGGACTATGCTGACCACCCGGCCGCCTCGCCCTTGTTCGGTGGCGCTCGCGCCGGCGGAATCCTGCAGCTTGGTTCCCGCTCGACCGAGATCGTGCCTGAGGTCGCTCCGCGCGACGGCGACATCGTCATCGCCAAGAAACGGGTGAGCGCGTTCTATGCCACGACGCTGGAGCTGACGCTCCGCAGCCTCGGGATCACCGAGGTCACGATCGCCGGGGTGGCGACCGACATCGCCGTGCAGTCGGCCGCCCGCGACGCCCATGATCGCGATTTCGCGGTCTCGGTGGCGCAGGATGCCTCTGCGGCGGCCTCGGATGAGGACCATGCGGGAGCGCTGGCCAATCTCAGCAAGATCGCCCGCTTGGTCTGA
- a CDS encoding PEP/pyruvate-binding domain-containing protein produces the protein MSLKAKNLEILGRNGVAVPRGFALSEDHFAAAVSPYASAIVEALPDADRIAAIIQGLPTPPLTRRRLTEGLAALGDASRFAVRSSAHIWAQGQAVAEDSEMVSMAGQFESYLNVPRHQVMTAVRRCWASLFNDRSLDRFKADAAYVAGSRMAVIVQEMVVAKASAVMMTADPQGSGETGAVEFAWGPCEAIVAGMVSPDEATFDRRTGRVLSLTTGRKELRVAYGAFSRLGENITRLPTSPAERATPALSPEVIDRLIALGCRIETLFGRPQDIEAVVDAGDRIVITQARSVTTLPPTLAPLTIAAAV, from the coding sequence ATGTCGCTCAAGGCCAAGAATCTGGAGATCCTGGGCCGCAATGGCGTCGCCGTCCCCCGAGGGTTCGCGCTGAGCGAAGACCACTTCGCCGCGGCCGTGTCGCCCTATGCGAGCGCCATTGTGGAGGCCCTGCCAGACGCGGACCGCATCGCGGCCATCATCCAAGGCCTCCCGACGCCGCCGTTGACGCGCCGTAGGCTCACAGAAGGTCTCGCCGCCCTGGGCGACGCCAGCCGCTTCGCGGTTCGATCTTCGGCCCATATCTGGGCCCAGGGTCAGGCGGTCGCGGAAGATAGCGAGATGGTCTCCATGGCGGGACAGTTCGAGTCCTATCTGAACGTGCCGCGCCACCAGGTCATGACGGCGGTCCGCCGTTGCTGGGCGTCCCTGTTCAACGACCGCAGCCTAGACCGCTTCAAGGCGGACGCCGCCTATGTCGCCGGCAGCCGCATGGCAGTCATCGTCCAGGAGATGGTGGTGGCGAAAGCCTCAGCCGTGATGATGACCGCCGATCCCCAAGGATCGGGCGAGACCGGCGCCGTCGAGTTCGCTTGGGGACCTTGCGAGGCCATCGTCGCCGGCATGGTCAGCCCCGACGAAGCGACCTTCGATCGGCGGACGGGCCGTGTTCTGAGCCTGACGACCGGTCGCAAGGAGCTTCGCGTCGCCTACGGCGCGTTCTCGCGGCTCGGCGAGAACATCACGCGCCTTCCCACCAGCCCGGCCGAACGCGCCACGCCGGCCTTGAGCCCGGAGGTGATCGACCGACTGATCGCCCTCGGCTGCCGGATCGAGACCCTGTTCGGCCGACCACAGGACATCGAGGCGGTCGTGGACGCCGGCGACCGGATCGTGATCACCCAGGCGCGCAGCGTAACGACCTTACCCCCAACCCTTGCGCCGCTGACCATCGCGGCCGCTGTATAA
- a CDS encoding PEP-utilizing enzyme, whose translation MNQVKKYSLPCKPACGGQATGRPVVVSGPQDLAQVGAGDILVALETNIAFVPAMHRAAAIVTEQGGRFCHAAVWARENDKPTVLQATDATQLLLGVMLVCVDADRGMIEWEG comes from the coding sequence GTGAACCAGGTGAAGAAGTACAGCCTGCCCTGTAAGCCGGCCTGCGGCGGGCAGGCCACCGGACGCCCGGTCGTCGTCAGCGGCCCGCAGGACTTGGCCCAAGTAGGTGCGGGCGACATCCTGGTCGCGCTGGAGACCAATATCGCCTTCGTGCCGGCCATGCACCGGGCGGCGGCGATCGTGACCGAGCAGGGCGGCCGGTTTTGCCATGCGGCGGTCTGGGCTCGCGAGAACGACAAGCCGACTGTCCTTCAGGCGACGGACGCCACCCAACTGCTGCTCGGCGTGATGCTGGTCTGTGTCGATGCCGACCGCGGCATGATCGAGTGGGAGGGCTGA
- a CDS encoding recombinase family protein, which produces MKTYLAYVRVSTVKQGQHGSSLQEQRSAIEAYAQRHGLEIVGWYEEMETAAKQGRSTFNRLLTDLRKRRAAGVILHKIDRGARNLKDWSKIVDLSDQGLEVHLAHESLDLLTRGGRLAADIQAVVAADFIRNLRDEVRKGIRGRLKQGYYPFAAPLGYLDRGKAVAKAIDPLKGPLVAEAFERYASGQYTLEPLRQVMATLGLVGRGGRPVAKAYLADMLQNPFYIGVIRLRTTGETFQGLHAPLIPKALFDRVQDVLSGRAFAREQRHRHLYRRLIRCAACGRLLTGERQKGRVYYRCHAVTCRGVSVAEAEVDKLVDGLFALVAFTDEELRDLGDLLTASETDLRDAERAAKAEAALRLERCDARLEALTDALLDGRIDKTAYDERRPALLIERRGYLDQIEAQVESPSAQALQKFERAKTAQLGRIGLTPDQIRESLLELSSNLVVEGKRLGVRLRFPFDVIAKWRLLQECGPLLTAVRTFPITALVSDASNEVPQVLMSLDDGTWCWRPPPEHGRLSQARVQDETRAADTHTEPPRL; this is translated from the coding sequence ATGAAAACCTACCTCGCCTATGTCCGCGTCTCGACGGTCAAACAGGGCCAACACGGCTCCTCCTTGCAGGAGCAGAGAAGCGCCATCGAGGCCTACGCCCAGCGCCACGGGCTCGAAATCGTCGGCTGGTACGAAGAGATGGAGACGGCCGCCAAGCAGGGACGCAGCACCTTCAATCGGCTGCTCACCGACCTGCGGAAACGCCGGGCGGCCGGCGTGATTCTGCACAAGATCGACCGTGGCGCGCGCAATCTGAAGGACTGGTCGAAGATCGTCGATCTGTCGGACCAGGGGCTTGAGGTGCATCTCGCGCATGAGAGCCTGGATCTCCTGACCCGCGGCGGGCGGCTGGCGGCCGACATCCAGGCCGTGGTGGCGGCGGACTTCATTCGCAACCTGCGCGACGAGGTCCGGAAGGGCATCCGGGGACGACTGAAGCAGGGCTACTACCCGTTCGCCGCGCCGCTGGGATATCTCGACCGCGGCAAGGCGGTGGCGAAGGCCATCGATCCGCTCAAGGGTCCGCTCGTCGCCGAGGCCTTCGAGCGCTACGCGTCCGGCCAGTACACCCTGGAACCCCTGCGGCAGGTCATGGCCACGCTCGGCCTGGTCGGTCGAGGCGGTAGGCCGGTCGCCAAAGCGTACTTGGCCGACATGCTGCAGAACCCGTTCTACATCGGCGTGATCCGACTGCGGACCACCGGCGAGACCTTTCAGGGCCTGCACGCGCCGCTTATCCCCAAGGCGCTGTTCGACCGGGTGCAGGACGTCCTCAGCGGCCGCGCCTTCGCCCGGGAACAGCGGCATCGCCACCTCTACCGACGGCTGATCCGTTGCGCGGCGTGCGGCCGGCTCCTCACCGGTGAGCGACAGAAAGGGCGGGTCTATTACCGCTGCCATGCCGTCACCTGCCGCGGGGTCTCGGTGGCGGAGGCCGAGGTCGACAAGCTCGTCGACGGTCTCTTCGCGCTGGTCGCCTTCACCGACGAGGAGTTGAGGGACTTGGGGGACTTGCTGACAGCCTCCGAGACCGACCTGCGGGACGCCGAGCGCGCCGCCAAGGCGGAAGCGGCCCTGCGGCTCGAACGCTGCGACGCCCGCCTGGAGGCGCTGACCGATGCCCTGCTCGACGGACGGATCGACAAGACGGCCTATGACGAACGAAGACCGGCCTTGCTCATCGAGCGCCGTGGCTATCTCGACCAGATCGAGGCCCAAGTCGAGAGCCCGAGCGCTCAAGCTCTTCAAAAGTTCGAACGGGCGAAAACGGCGCAGCTAGGCCGTATCGGGCTGACGCCGGATCAAATCCGCGAATCGCTCCTGGAGCTGAGTTCGAACTTGGTCGTGGAGGGAAAAAGGCTAGGCGTTAGGCTGCGCTTTCCCTTCGACGTGATCGCGAAATGGCGGCTTTTACAGGAATGTGGACCACTCCTTACCGCAGTTCGAACTTTTCCGATCACGGCGCTGGTTTCCGACGCCTCGAACGAAGTCCCCCAAGTCCTCATGTCCCTCGACGACGGTACTTGGTGTTGGCGGCCGCCTCCGGAACACGGGCGGCTTTCCCAAGCCCGTGTTCAAGACGAGACGCGAGCCGCCGACACCCACACCGAACCCCCGCGACTGTAG
- a CDS encoding helix-turn-helix transcriptional regulator — MSHPNYLAFFRQRNGLSAQELADLIGYSARSTVRRAELGERDPTLPFALACQAVFGIPPAQMFPALYGKIEEDVLNRGALLDHQLRSQPGEQSALKRRLLSDIVERSNQLPAA, encoded by the coding sequence ATGTCCCACCCCAACTATCTGGCGTTCTTTCGCCAGCGAAACGGCCTCTCCGCGCAGGAGCTGGCCGACCTTATCGGCTACTCGGCGCGCAGCACCGTCCGGCGGGCTGAGCTCGGCGAGCGCGATCCGACCCTGCCTTTCGCCCTGGCCTGCCAGGCCGTCTTCGGCATTCCGCCAGCCCAGATGTTCCCGGCGCTCTACGGTAAGATCGAGGAAGACGTCCTGAACCGCGGCGCGCTCTTGGATCATCAGCTGCGCAGCCAACCAGGGGAGCAATCGGCCCTGAAGCGCAGACTGCTGTCCGACATCGTGGAGAGATCAAATCAACTTCCTGCCGCATGA